A window of Pan paniscus chromosome 10, NHGRI_mPanPan1-v2.0_pri, whole genome shotgun sequence contains these coding sequences:
- the SIRT4 gene encoding NAD-dependent protein lipoamidase sirtuin-4, mitochondrial isoform X2, producing the protein MKMSFALTFRSAKGRWIANPSQPCSKASIGLFVPASPPLDPEKVKELQRFITLSKRLLVMTGAGISTESGIPDYRVLCLDCGEQTPRGVLQERFQVLNPTWSAEAHGLAPDGDVFLSEEQVRSFQVPTCVQCGGRLKPDVVFFGDTVNPDKVDFVHKRVKEADSLLVVGSSLQVYSGYRFILTAWEKKLPIAILNIGPTRSDDLACLKLNSRCGELLPLIDPC; encoded by the exons ATGAAGATGAGCTTTGCGTTGACTTTCAGGTCAGCAAAAGGCCGTTGGATCGCAAACCCCAGCCAGCCGTGCTCGAAAGCCTCCATTGGGTTATTTGTGCCAGCAAGTCCTCCTCTGGACCCTGAGAAGGTCAAAGAGTTACAGCGCTTCATCACCCTTTCCAAGAGACTCCTTGTGATGACTGGGGCAGGAATCTCCACTGAATCGGGGATACCAGACTACAG GGTCCTGTGCTTGGATTGTGGGGAACAGACTCCCCGGGGAGTGCTGCAAGAGCGTTTCCAAGTCCTGAACCCCACCTGGAGTGCTGAGGCCCATGGCCTGGCTCCTGATGGTGACGTCTTTCTCTCAGAGGAGCAAGTCCGGAGCTTTCAGGTCCCAACCTGCGTTCAATGTGGAGGCCGTCTGAAACCAGATGTCGTTTTCTTCGGGGACACAGTGAACCCTGACAAGGTTGATTTTGTGCACAAGCGTGTAAAAGAAGCCGACTCCCTCTTGGTGGTGGGATCATCCTTGCAG GTATACTCCGGTTACAGGTTTATCCTCACTGCCTGGGAGAAGAAGCTCCCGATTGCAATACTGAACATTGGGCCCACACGGTCGGATGACTTGGCGTGTCTGAAACTGAATTCTCGTTGTGGAGAGTTGCTGCCTTTGATAGACCCATGCTGA
- the SIRT4 gene encoding NAD-dependent protein lipoamidase sirtuin-4, mitochondrial isoform X1: MKMSFALTFRSAKGRWIANPSQPCSKASIGLFVPASPPLDPEKVKELQRFITLSKRLLVMTGAGISTESGIPDYRSEKVGLYARTDRRPIQHGDFVRSAPIRQRYWARNFVGWPQFSSHQPNPAHWALSTWEKLGKLYWLVTQNVDALHTKAGSRRLTELHGCMDRVLCLDCGEQTPRGVLQERFQVLNPTWSAEAHGLAPDGDVFLSEEQVRSFQVPTCVQCGGRLKPDVVFFGDTVNPDKVDFVHKRVKEADSLLVVGSSLQVYSGYRFILTAWEKKLPIAILNIGPTRSDDLACLKLNSRCGELLPLIDPC, translated from the exons ATGAAGATGAGCTTTGCGTTGACTTTCAGGTCAGCAAAAGGCCGTTGGATCGCAAACCCCAGCCAGCCGTGCTCGAAAGCCTCCATTGGGTTATTTGTGCCAGCAAGTCCTCCTCTGGACCCTGAGAAGGTCAAAGAGTTACAGCGCTTCATCACCCTTTCCAAGAGACTCCTTGTGATGACTGGGGCAGGAATCTCCACTGAATCGGGGATACCAGACTACAGGTCAGAAAAAGTGGGGCTTTATGCCCGCACTGACCGCAGGCCCATCCAGCATGGCGATTTTGTCCGGAGTGCCCCAATCCGCCAGCGGTACTGGGCGAGAAACTTCGTAGGCTGGCCTCAATTCTCCTCCCACCAGCCTAACCCTGCACACTGGGCTTTGAGCACCTGGGAGAAACTCGGAAAGCTGTACTGGTTGGTGACCCAAAATGTGGATGCTTTGCACACCAAGGCGGGGAGTCGGCGCCTGACAGAGCTCCACGGATGCATGGACAG GGTCCTGTGCTTGGATTGTGGGGAACAGACTCCCCGGGGAGTGCTGCAAGAGCGTTTCCAAGTCCTGAACCCCACCTGGAGTGCTGAGGCCCATGGCCTGGCTCCTGATGGTGACGTCTTTCTCTCAGAGGAGCAAGTCCGGAGCTTTCAGGTCCCAACCTGCGTTCAATGTGGAGGCCGTCTGAAACCAGATGTCGTTTTCTTCGGGGACACAGTGAACCCTGACAAGGTTGATTTTGTGCACAAGCGTGTAAAAGAAGCCGACTCCCTCTTGGTGGTGGGATCATCCTTGCAG GTATACTCCGGTTACAGGTTTATCCTCACTGCCTGGGAGAAGAAGCTCCCGATTGCAATACTGAACATTGGGCCCACACGGTCGGATGACTTGGCGTGTCTGAAACTGAATTCTCGTTGTGGAGAGTTGCTGCCTTTGATAGACCCATGCTGA